One region of Kangiella marina genomic DNA includes:
- a CDS encoding YqcC family protein, translated as MKQIDWFEEYLKVFEKIEKRLMELDLWSEKRPAPEALESSMPFCVDTLKLEQWLQFVFLPRMHRSVERKQLPPGPAQIAPIAQEAFKETDDSDKLIRAIQKFDEVSHLSHLH; from the coding sequence ATGAAACAAATAGATTGGTTTGAAGAATACTTAAAAGTCTTTGAAAAAATTGAAAAAAGGTTAATGGAATTAGACCTTTGGTCGGAAAAGCGGCCGGCGCCGGAAGCTTTGGAAAGTTCGATGCCATTTTGCGTCGATACGCTGAAGCTCGAGCAGTGGTTGCAGTTCGTCTTTCTGCCGAGAATGCACCGAAGCGTGGAGCGTAAGCAGTTACCACCTGGCCCCGCGCAAATTGCACCTATCGCGCAAGAGGCTTTTAAAGAAACCGATGATTCAGACAAACTGATTCGGGCCATTCAAAAGTTCGACGAAGTGTCTCATCTAAGCCATTTGCATTAG
- a CDS encoding TraR/DksA family transcriptional regulator, translating into MKQTHIQHFKKQLLSLEAELMECLGLTSESSKAVELDQARMGRVSRGDAMQQQAMVSAAHQRDEKHLVKVRKALKRIDDDDYGFCLECGEDITMKRLDVAPETELCLDCQSLLEQRQKRQP; encoded by the coding sequence ATGAAACAAACCCACATCCAACATTTCAAAAAGCAGCTGCTGTCGTTAGAAGCAGAGCTGATGGAGTGTTTGGGGTTGACCTCTGAGTCAAGCAAAGCCGTTGAATTGGATCAGGCCAGAATGGGGCGGGTGTCACGAGGTGATGCGATGCAGCAGCAAGCCATGGTCAGTGCTGCACATCAGCGAGATGAAAAACATTTAGTGAAAGTGCGTAAAGCGCTTAAGCGTATCGATGATGACGACTATGGTTTTTGCTTAGAGTGTGGCGAAGACATTACGATGAAGCGATTAGACGTGGCACCTGAGACTGAGCTGTGTCTAGATTGCCAATCCTTACTGGAGCAACGACAAAAGCGTCAACCTTAG
- a CDS encoding methylated-DNA--[protein]-cysteine S-methyltransferase, which yields MSERMEHFKKQVYYWVAQIPEGKVTSYGTIAKLAGFPRHARHVSKALGSAPNRKTLPWQRVIGADGKIAFNPDSDHFALQQSLLQQEGVAVLKGKVDLKLYGWKHPLQSDNENESKNNKGIQAEDFFR from the coding sequence ATGAGCGAACGAATGGAGCACTTTAAAAAGCAAGTTTATTACTGGGTCGCACAAATCCCTGAAGGTAAAGTTACCAGTTACGGTACCATTGCTAAGTTAGCGGGTTTTCCGCGCCATGCCCGGCATGTCAGCAAAGCTTTAGGATCTGCGCCGAACCGGAAAACACTGCCGTGGCAGCGGGTGATCGGTGCGGATGGAAAAATCGCATTTAACCCAGACTCTGATCATTTTGCGCTTCAACAATCGTTGCTTCAACAAGAAGGAGTAGCGGTGCTCAAAGGAAAAGTCGATTTAAAGCTGTATGGCTGGAAGCATCCATTGCAAAGCGATAATGAGAACGAATCAAAGAATAACAAAGGCATTCAGGCGGAAGATTTTTTCCGCTAG
- a CDS encoding cytochrome b: MATDRTKYTLLMRILHWLIAVLILGMIGVGWYMAGLPDEHPTKYDIYAIHKSIGITLLGLVIIRLLVRFFSPIPKLPHDLAWWEKLLTKTVHFLLYALMLLVPISGYLMSDFAGFPVEWFGIEVPGLVDDDMDRSQGALAAHGILPYILLGLIGLHLLGSLKHRFFDKNKDNDVLKRML, encoded by the coding sequence ATGGCAACAGATCGTACTAAATACACTTTGCTGATGCGCATTTTGCACTGGCTAATCGCTGTTCTTATTTTGGGCATGATTGGTGTTGGTTGGTATATGGCAGGCTTGCCCGATGAACACCCGACCAAATATGATATTTATGCCATTCATAAATCTATTGGCATCACGCTACTTGGATTGGTAATCATACGGTTGCTGGTGCGTTTTTTCAGCCCAATTCCCAAGCTTCCTCACGATCTCGCTTGGTGGGAAAAACTCCTCACCAAAACCGTCCATTTCTTGCTCTACGCTTTGATGCTATTGGTTCCAATATCAGGCTATCTGATGTCTGATTTCGCAGGATTTCCCGTTGAGTGGTTTGGTATCGAAGTGCCCGGACTGGTTGACGATGATATGGACCGTTCACAAGGTGCGTTGGCCGCACACGGTATTTTGCCTTATATTTTATTAGGACTGATTGGATTACATCTACTCGGCTCTCTCAAACATCGATTCTTTGATAAAAATAAAGACAATGACGTGCTTAAAAGAATGCTTTAA
- the asd gene encoding archaetidylserine decarboxylase (Phosphatidylserine decarboxylase is synthesized as a single chain precursor. Generation of the pyruvoyl active site from a Ser is coupled to cleavage of a Gly-Ser bond between the larger (beta) and smaller (alpha chains). It is an integral membrane protein.) produces the protein MADKLKVLLQYLIPQHGLSLLMGKIAESKNPRIKNTFAKWFIKKYGIDMSIAERENPEDYETFNDFFTRSLKEGVRPIAQGDSVIVNPADGKVSQLGPIEKGFIFQAKGHRYSAKTLLGGNAELAKPFENGEFATIYLSPKDYHRVHMPMNGKLTKMIHVPGNLFSVNPLTARNVPNLFARNERVVAMFDTDIGPMAMVLVGATIVGSIETVWEGTITPPTRDDIKAWDYHDKNITLDKGQEMGRFKLGSTVILLFPKDTIEWEADMKAYAPTVMGSPLASTK, from the coding sequence ATGGCTGATAAACTCAAAGTCTTATTACAGTACCTGATCCCGCAGCATGGCTTATCCTTGCTGATGGGGAAAATTGCTGAAAGCAAAAATCCCAGAATTAAAAACACCTTTGCGAAATGGTTCATCAAAAAGTACGGCATTGATATGAGCATCGCGGAGCGTGAAAATCCTGAAGATTATGAAACCTTCAATGATTTCTTCACGCGTAGTCTAAAAGAAGGCGTTCGTCCGATTGCGCAAGGTGATTCGGTTATTGTCAATCCAGCCGACGGAAAAGTAAGTCAGTTAGGCCCCATTGAGAAAGGTTTTATTTTTCAGGCGAAAGGCCATCGCTATAGCGCTAAAACCTTATTAGGTGGCAATGCCGAGTTAGCTAAACCGTTCGAGAATGGTGAGTTTGCTACCATTTATTTATCGCCAAAAGATTACCATCGGGTACACATGCCGATGAACGGTAAACTCACAAAAATGATTCACGTTCCCGGTAACTTATTCAGCGTTAACCCACTAACAGCGCGAAACGTACCGAATTTATTTGCTCGCAATGAACGTGTTGTCGCTATGTTCGATACCGATATTGGGCCGATGGCAATGGTCTTGGTAGGCGCAACCATTGTCGGTAGCATCGAAACCGTTTGGGAAGGAACCATTACCCCACCAACTCGTGACGATATTAAAGCTTGGGATTATCACGATAAAAATATCACTCTTGATAAAGGTCAAGAAATGGGGCGCTTTAAACTTGGCTCCACCGTTATCCTACTGTTTCCTAAAGACACTATCGAGTGGGAAGCGGATATGAAAGCCTATGCCCCTACCGTTATGGGCAGCCCTCTAGCGTCAACCAAATAA
- the rsgA gene encoding small ribosomal subunit biogenesis GTPase RsgA, with the protein MGKKRKHNKQQRQDNLDDAKVNSEELGPEEEGIVISRFGQQVDIADHNFETIRCFLRRAKEVPVVGDKAIFQRQEKLDTGVLVRFEERTSLLKRPTPHHGIKPVAANIDLVALLLAPELGFSEMLLDRYLVAAESSKIPVWLVFNKWDLLNNEERDEIQSRLKTYQDIGYPIYFISAKQGHQVDKLVEDLRGKQLLLAGQSGVGKSTLIKYLFPDLEVVTADISETSGLGTHTTTASRLYKLDDETFLVDSPGVREFGLWHLEDHDIQQGFVEIYKLAENCKFRNCKHIKEPGCAVLDAAKEGKIAKSRMKNYHHLIQNYDQQFS; encoded by the coding sequence TTGGGAAAAAAACGTAAGCACAACAAACAACAGCGTCAGGACAACCTCGATGACGCTAAAGTGAATTCCGAAGAGCTTGGGCCCGAAGAAGAAGGTATCGTCATCAGCCGCTTTGGTCAGCAGGTTGATATCGCCGATCACAACTTCGAAACCATTCGCTGCTTTCTAAGACGCGCTAAAGAAGTCCCAGTGGTTGGTGATAAGGCTATTTTTCAGCGCCAAGAAAAACTGGATACCGGTGTTTTAGTAAGATTTGAAGAACGAACGTCGTTGCTCAAGCGCCCGACCCCTCACCACGGCATCAAACCGGTAGCAGCCAATATCGACCTAGTAGCCCTGCTATTAGCGCCAGAGCTTGGCTTTTCAGAAATGTTACTGGACCGCTACCTGGTTGCGGCGGAATCCAGCAAGATTCCCGTATGGTTAGTGTTTAACAAGTGGGACTTGCTGAATAATGAAGAGCGAGACGAGATACAAAGCCGCTTAAAAACCTACCAAGATATTGGCTACCCGATCTATTTTATTAGCGCCAAACAAGGTCATCAAGTTGACAAGCTTGTTGAAGACCTTCGCGGTAAGCAACTGTTACTGGCCGGTCAATCAGGTGTTGGTAAATCTACGCTAATTAAGTACTTATTCCCCGATTTAGAAGTGGTGACCGCAGACATTTCAGAAACTTCAGGACTCGGTACCCACACCACCACCGCCTCACGACTTTATAAGCTGGATGATGAAACCTTCTTAGTTGACTCACCTGGAGTGCGCGAATTTGGCTTATGGCATCTAGAAGATCACGACATCCAACAAGGCTTTGTCGAAATCTACAAGCTCGCCGAAAACTGTAAGTTCCGTAACTGTAAGCACATCAAAGAACCCGGTTGTGCCGTACTCGACGCAGCAAAAGAAGGCAAAATCGCTAAATCACGCATGAAAAATTATCATCACCTGATTCAGAATTACGATCAGCAGTTTAGTTAA
- a CDS encoding 4a-hydroxytetrahydrobiopterin dehydratase, with protein MEQLASLQLSKQECVHNDDSKKPLDDATRDSLLKEQLPEWTYNANKGEVSRKFKFKNYYHTMAFVNAVAWIANKQAHHPDLEVSYGHCLVRYTTHDAGNSLCLNDLICAAHISALENNGSFGPNFQD; from the coding sequence ATGGAACAGTTAGCATCATTGCAACTCTCTAAGCAAGAGTGTGTACATAACGACGACTCAAAAAAGCCACTCGACGATGCCACCCGCGACTCTTTACTCAAAGAACAGCTTCCTGAATGGACCTATAATGCTAATAAAGGTGAAGTGTCCCGTAAGTTTAAGTTTAAAAACTATTACCACACGATGGCATTCGTCAACGCAGTCGCTTGGATCGCCAATAAGCAAGCTCATCACCCTGATCTCGAAGTAAGCTATGGCCACTGCCTTGTACGCTACACCACACACGATGCAGGTAATAGCTTGTGTCTTAACGATCTGATCTGCGCCGCTCATATCAGCGCACTGGAAAACAACGGCTCTTTCGGCCCGAACTTTCAAGATTAA
- the orn gene encoding oligoribonuclease: MAQNADNLIWLDLEMTGLDPETDKVIEIATIVTDKDLNILAEGPVLAIHQDDDTLANMNQWCVEQHGKSGLTQRVKDSQVDEVEASRQTIEFLQKWVPEGKSPMCGNSICQDRRFMVKHMPELERYFHYRHLDVSTLKELARRWKPGILPGFKKSATHLALDDIRESIAECAYYREHFIDLTENDH, translated from the coding sequence GTGGCTCAAAACGCAGATAATTTAATTTGGCTGGATCTCGAAATGACAGGATTGGATCCTGAAACTGATAAAGTCATCGAAATCGCAACCATTGTAACGGACAAAGATCTTAATATTTTGGCAGAAGGGCCGGTATTAGCCATTCATCAAGACGATGATACATTGGCTAATATGAATCAATGGTGTGTTGAGCAGCATGGTAAGTCAGGGCTCACTCAGCGAGTTAAAGACAGTCAAGTAGACGAAGTCGAAGCTTCAAGACAGACCATTGAGTTCCTACAAAAGTGGGTGCCTGAAGGAAAGTCGCCAATGTGTGGTAACTCGATTTGCCAAGATCGCCGCTTTATGGTCAAGCATATGCCGGAACTTGAGCGTTATTTCCACTATCGCCACCTTGATGTCAGTACCTTGAAAGAATTGGCGCGTCGTTGGAAACCGGGCATTCTTCCGGGCTTTAAGAAAAGCGCGACTCACTTGGCTCTGGACGATATTCGCGAGTCGATTGCTGAGTGTGCGTATTACCGTGAGCATTTTATTGATTTAACGGAAAACGATCATTAG
- a CDS encoding NAD(P)H-hydrate dehydratase has product MQPLFSVDSIKKIEQAFVKQQGIELYELMLRAGASAFERARRLWPQASHWLIATGAGNNAGDGLVVAKHALQAGFDVTLIALKPYAELRGDPKKAWQELLSMKKEPHQTFDILSVDDAEELDLSFAEVVIDALLGTGVDGELRDHYRLMIESLNSLEAPKLALDIPTGVYAESGNCAKYNGQDIAFKADATISFIALKTGQRLNQALEYQGQLYLDTLGVKNPLAFGEQATAWSVDSHHLRDKIPTRGKVGSKFDCGHALIVGGGQNLGGAAILSATAAIKSGSGLVSCWLHGDNQTAALSHCPEVMWQAYPESPVSNDFKRFQAVGFGPGLGRSEAAEQYFLSSMKCLYQLDIPCVLDADGLYWLAQHTSVELPAKCIMTPHAGEACRLLNAQQEDVFSSGRIEPQLSVDTAYVEQNRIHVARALAKKYSAICVLKGAGTVVSDGEQCFVLAGAHPAMMTAGLGDVLTGLMTSLIAQGAKLLDAALVATQLHYEAAVSVAGARQRGVLASEVINELVVWINQLERSVK; this is encoded by the coding sequence ATGCAACCTCTGTTTTCAGTTGATAGCATTAAAAAGATTGAGCAGGCTTTCGTTAAGCAGCAAGGCATCGAGCTGTATGAATTAATGCTGCGAGCGGGTGCTAGTGCATTTGAGCGAGCGCGGCGCTTGTGGCCACAAGCCAGCCACTGGTTGATTGCAACCGGGGCGGGGAATAACGCCGGCGATGGCCTGGTTGTTGCCAAACATGCGCTACAGGCAGGGTTTGACGTCACTTTGATTGCGTTAAAGCCGTATGCTGAGTTGCGTGGCGATCCCAAAAAAGCGTGGCAAGAGCTTCTCTCCATGAAAAAAGAGCCGCATCAAACGTTCGATATTTTGAGTGTTGATGACGCTGAAGAATTGGATCTGTCTTTCGCCGAAGTGGTTATTGATGCGCTGTTGGGTACGGGCGTTGACGGTGAATTAAGAGACCATTATCGTCTGATGATTGAAAGCTTGAACTCACTTGAGGCGCCAAAACTAGCCCTAGACATCCCAACCGGTGTTTATGCAGAGAGTGGTAACTGTGCGAAATACAATGGTCAAGATATCGCCTTCAAAGCCGACGCAACGATCAGCTTTATTGCCTTAAAGACTGGACAGCGACTGAATCAGGCGCTCGAATACCAAGGGCAACTGTACTTGGATACACTCGGCGTTAAAAATCCCCTGGCTTTTGGCGAGCAGGCGACAGCATGGTCGGTAGATAGTCATCATCTTAGAGACAAGATTCCGACTCGTGGCAAAGTGGGCTCTAAGTTTGATTGCGGTCATGCGCTGATTGTCGGCGGTGGACAGAATCTCGGCGGTGCTGCGATCTTATCTGCGACAGCGGCAATAAAGTCCGGCTCAGGGCTGGTCTCTTGCTGGCTGCATGGTGACAACCAAACAGCTGCGTTGAGCCACTGTCCGGAAGTGATGTGGCAAGCCTACCCTGAAAGCCCCGTCAGTAATGATTTTAAGCGCTTTCAAGCAGTGGGCTTTGGGCCTGGTTTGGGGCGCAGCGAAGCGGCTGAGCAGTACTTTCTTAGTAGCATGAAATGTCTCTATCAGCTTGATATTCCATGTGTTTTAGACGCCGACGGCCTTTATTGGCTGGCTCAACATACTTCCGTTGAATTACCGGCGAAGTGTATAATGACGCCGCATGCTGGGGAAGCGTGTCGTTTATTAAACGCTCAGCAAGAGGACGTTTTCTCGTCGGGTCGTATCGAACCGCAGTTAAGCGTAGATACAGCTTATGTTGAGCAAAATCGGATCCATGTTGCTCGTGCACTGGCCAAAAAGTACAGCGCGATTTGTGTGCTTAAAGGCGCTGGAACTGTCGTCAGTGATGGTGAGCAATGTTTTGTCTTGGCGGGCGCGCATCCTGCCATGATGACCGCTGGCCTTGGCGATGTGCTGACAGGGTTAATGACCAGTCTCATCGCGCAGGGAGCGAAGCTGCTTGATGCAGCGTTAGTCGCAACCCAGTTACACTATGAAGCCGCTGTAAGTGTTGCGGGAGCGCGCCAAAGAGGTGTTTTAGCCTCAGAAGTGATCAATGAATTAGTGGTTTGGATCAATCAATTAGAACGGTCAGTTAAATAA
- the tsaE gene encoding tRNA (adenosine(37)-N6)-threonylcarbamoyltransferase complex ATPase subunit type 1 TsaE, giving the protein MGTTEIDKPRLSFLLESEAETVALGFALSELVALPFVIYMYGELGAGKTTFVRGLLQGLGHKGAVKSPTYTLVEPYELKGKAIYHFDLYRLSDPEELEFIGIREYQDDDALVIFEWPDKGSGMIPEADLVIELEYQDSGRKAEFIFRDAAAGQNIAQKIRQKLAK; this is encoded by the coding sequence GTGGGAACGACGGAAATTGATAAGCCGCGGTTGAGTTTTTTATTGGAAAGCGAGGCTGAAACGGTGGCGTTGGGCTTTGCGTTATCAGAACTTGTAGCCTTGCCTTTTGTCATTTATATGTACGGTGAGTTAGGCGCAGGCAAAACCACATTTGTTCGTGGTCTGCTCCAAGGCTTGGGGCACAAGGGGGCGGTGAAAAGCCCAACCTATACTTTAGTCGAGCCTTATGAGTTAAAGGGGAAAGCTATTTATCACTTTGATTTATATCGCCTTTCCGATCCCGAAGAGTTAGAGTTTATTGGCATTCGTGAGTATCAGGATGACGATGCCTTGGTAATTTTTGAATGGCCCGACAAGGGCAGCGGTATGATCCCTGAAGCAGACTTGGTTATCGAGTTGGAATACCAAGATTCTGGCCGCAAGGCTGAGTTTATTTTTAGGGACGCTGCAGCAGGTCAAAATATCGCACAAAAAATCCGGCAAAAACTAGCCAAATGA
- a CDS encoding N-acetylmuramoyl-L-alanine amidase, translating into MIKKHLTKTLLATTLMLGFAAQAAVIKSMRFWQSPESTRVVFDLTSPVEHELTVLTNPDRIVVDIPESRVSVDLSQLDIKSDLVKRVRQSKPPKEGVLRLVLDLNKAAEPKSFALKPYQEYGDRLVIDLVDEKREVIKPPESATGAERDIVIAVDAGHGGEDPGAMGPSGTREKDIVLQLSKELVNAINRVNGLKAIMVREGDYYIPHRKRTDIARKHRADLFVSVHADGFKSPRARGASVWVLNLYGAKSEVARWMKLQEEKSELLGGVDSTVVLSEYDNSVRSVLLDLQMESSIAESFKVGREVHSAMKRVAPKMHKNYVEENSLLVLKNPDIPSILVESGFISNPGEERLLKTTAYRRKLAGAVKNGIVDYFKQHAPDGTKFATLYRKNIYHVKRGDNLINVAKRFNTSVSEIKKANKMTSDTVRIGQKLVIPRS; encoded by the coding sequence ATGATAAAAAAGCATTTGACGAAAACATTACTCGCCACAACCTTAATGCTTGGCTTTGCAGCACAGGCTGCAGTCATCAAGAGTATGAGGTTTTGGCAATCTCCGGAATCGACCCGTGTCGTTTTTGATTTAACGTCTCCAGTCGAGCATGAGCTGACTGTCCTTACTAATCCCGATCGAATTGTTGTTGATATTCCTGAATCCCGTGTCTCGGTTGATCTCAGTCAACTGGATATTAAAAGTGATTTGGTGAAACGCGTACGCCAAAGCAAGCCGCCAAAAGAAGGCGTGTTGCGCTTAGTCTTGGATCTTAATAAAGCCGCTGAACCTAAAAGCTTTGCCTTAAAACCTTACCAAGAATATGGCGATCGTTTAGTGATTGATCTGGTGGATGAGAAGCGTGAAGTGATAAAACCACCGGAATCAGCCACTGGCGCTGAGCGTGATATCGTTATTGCGGTTGATGCAGGCCATGGTGGTGAAGATCCCGGTGCTATGGGTCCAAGCGGTACCCGCGAAAAAGATATCGTGCTGCAGCTGTCTAAAGAGTTGGTCAATGCCATTAATCGCGTTAATGGGTTAAAGGCAATAATGGTACGTGAAGGGGATTACTATATCCCTCACCGTAAGCGTACCGACATAGCGCGAAAACACCGCGCTGATTTGTTTGTGTCAGTCCATGCCGACGGGTTTAAGAGTCCACGCGCCAGAGGCGCTTCGGTTTGGGTGTTGAATCTTTATGGTGCTAAATCTGAAGTAGCGCGCTGGATGAAGTTACAGGAAGAAAAGTCTGAGTTGCTGGGCGGCGTCGATAGCACGGTGGTGTTATCAGAATACGATAACTCGGTGCGTTCGGTGTTGCTTGACTTACAGATGGAAAGCTCGATTGCTGAAAGTTTTAAAGTGGGGCGTGAGGTGCACTCGGCGATGAAGCGCGTGGCGCCTAAAATGCACAAGAATTATGTTGAAGAAAACTCATTGTTGGTACTGAAGAACCCTGATATCCCATCAATTCTTGTTGAGTCAGGTTTTATTTCAAACCCCGGCGAAGAACGTTTGTTGAAAACAACAGCTTACCGACGCAAATTAGCGGGCGCTGTTAAAAATGGTATCGTCGATTACTTTAAGCAACATGCGCCGGATGGTACTAAATTCGCTACTCTTTATCGCAAGAATATTTATCATGTTAAACGTGGTGATAACTTAATTAATGTGGCTAAGCGCTTTAACACCAGCGTTAGTGAAATCAAAAAAGCTAATAAAATGACCTCAGATACAGTGCGTATTGGTCAAAAATTAGTGATCCCTCGTAGCTAG
- the mutL gene encoding DNA mismatch repair endonuclease MutL, translating to MLIKKLSPLLANQIAAGEVVERPSSVVKELLENAVDAGAKRIQLDIERGGTRLIRITDDGSGISRDQLELALARHATSKIEHTDDLKAIHTLGFRGEALASISSVSKLTLSSKVASDDEQSSGWSAIAQGRDMAVEIQPRAMPTGTIVEVKDLFFNTPARQKFLRAERTEYVHIEETMKRVALASPSIAFTLKHNGKVTKRIPAASSQEQQKQRIGSIVSNSFLQQALALDTRIDNLKLWGWVSSPQHHQNSNLSQYVFVNGRAVRDKTLNHAIRQAYQDLLPTGRVPAYVLYLELDAEKVDVNVHPTKHEVRFSEARQVHDFIARAVAECLQPQNETLLASELNHVEEVTRAYQPQSGRADDEYYHPRLAAGVSLDTTAGQRSSRQPISREKTYHSYSPKQVSNNAERAGDYFLVAERYLMQPKDDGLLVLDVKSFWLDYSTQLLQDEWASDDVKQRPLLIPERLGVPVESVSEGYLTNWAKLGFDLSLTGPQSVALRKVPASLLHIDIKALTQDVLYHTAQDQNISLQQLQEMILKQFEPHWAVDSKHSWLELLQPHNWQQSQYCQYLSGGDIGHWLATQSKSNRQAG from the coding sequence ATGCTCATCAAAAAGCTCTCCCCTTTGTTGGCTAACCAGATCGCTGCAGGCGAAGTGGTTGAACGCCCCTCGTCAGTGGTTAAAGAGTTGTTAGAAAATGCCGTTGATGCTGGTGCAAAACGAATTCAGCTCGATATTGAGCGTGGCGGAACACGCTTAATTCGAATCACTGATGATGGCTCCGGTATCAGTCGCGATCAATTGGAGTTAGCGTTGGCGCGTCACGCGACCAGTAAGATCGAGCATACTGACGATCTGAAAGCGATCCATACATTAGGTTTTCGCGGCGAGGCGTTGGCCAGTATCAGTTCGGTCTCGAAACTTACCTTGAGTTCGAAAGTTGCTTCTGATGATGAGCAGTCATCGGGTTGGTCGGCAATTGCTCAGGGTCGGGATATGGCGGTTGAAATTCAGCCACGCGCTATGCCCACTGGAACCATTGTCGAAGTCAAAGATTTGTTTTTTAATACGCCCGCACGGCAAAAGTTCTTACGAGCTGAGCGCACCGAGTATGTTCATATTGAAGAAACCATGAAGCGGGTTGCTCTGGCTTCGCCGAGTATTGCGTTCACTTTAAAACATAACGGCAAAGTAACGAAACGGATCCCTGCGGCTAGCTCGCAAGAGCAGCAAAAACAACGCATAGGTTCTATCGTCAGTAACAGTTTTCTACAGCAAGCGCTGGCGCTGGATACCCGAATTGATAATTTAAAATTGTGGGGGTGGGTGTCGAGTCCTCAGCATCACCAAAACTCAAACTTAAGTCAGTATGTTTTCGTCAATGGTCGTGCGGTCAGGGATAAAACTCTCAACCATGCCATACGCCAAGCTTATCAAGATCTACTGCCTACAGGCCGTGTGCCGGCTTATGTGTTGTACCTTGAGCTTGATGCTGAGAAGGTTGATGTTAATGTGCACCCGACCAAGCATGAAGTTCGGTTTTCGGAAGCAAGACAAGTGCATGACTTTATTGCGAGGGCTGTAGCAGAGTGTTTGCAGCCCCAGAACGAAACCTTACTGGCAAGCGAGCTGAATCACGTTGAAGAAGTGACTCGAGCTTATCAGCCGCAAAGTGGTCGAGCCGATGATGAATATTACCACCCCAGACTCGCCGCAGGCGTATCTCTGGACACGACCGCGGGGCAACGCAGTTCTCGTCAACCGATTAGTCGTGAAAAGACTTACCATTCTTATTCGCCCAAACAGGTTTCCAACAATGCTGAGCGGGCTGGTGATTACTTTCTGGTGGCTGAGCGCTACTTAATGCAGCCCAAAGACGACGGGTTATTGGTGCTGGACGTCAAAAGTTTTTGGTTAGACTACAGTACTCAGTTGCTACAAGACGAGTGGGCAAGTGATGACGTGAAGCAAAGACCCTTGTTAATTCCTGAGCGTTTGGGAGTGCCGGTGGAGTCTGTTTCAGAAGGCTACCTGACCAACTGGGCCAAGCTGGGGTTTGATCTCTCTTTAACTGGGCCACAATCTGTAGCACTAAGAAAAGTGCCTGCGTCCTTGCTGCATATTGATATTAAAGCGTTAACGCAGGATGTGTTGTACCACACAGCTCAGGACCAAAATATTAGTCTACAACAGTTACAAGAGATGATTTTGAAGCAGTTTGAACCGCACTGGGCGGTGGATTCTAAGCACTCGTGGCTGGAACTTTTACAGCCACACAATTGGCAACAGTCTCAGTATTGTCAGTATCTAAGCGGTGGTGATATTGGGCACTGGCTCGCCACACAGTCTAAATCGAACAGGCAGGCAGGCTAG